The Candidatus Binataceae bacterium genomic interval CGTTTCCTCGGCCTTGGCCTCGGAACCCTCTTCGCGGGCGATCTCGCGCATCTTCTTCTCGATCCAAGACAGATGCCAGGTTTCGTCCTCGGTGACGGCCTTGAGCACTTCGTGGGTCTCGTCGTCGACATTGGGCAACGCCGCATGTGCCATGTAGCGGCTCTGCGCGCGCTCCTCGACGACCACGGTCAGGGCGAGCAACTCGACCACGGTTTTAGGCACGCCGAGCCGAAGGCCGAGACGGCGCTGGTAGCCGTCGGCGAGCATCAAGGGCGTCCCGCCCATATCCGCGATACGCCGGGTCCAGAGCCATGCATGGCGGGTCTCGTCAGCCAGATGCTTGGCCATCTTGAGCTGCGAGTCACCGTCCTTCATATGGCCGATCAGGTTGAATAACAGGCGTGCACCGCGCAGTTCGGCGTCCCGATAAACGCTGAAGATGAGAATCTGCTTGTCGGTCGCCGACATCCGGCCGGCTTCCGTTGCCTGACTAGCATCCATTATCTATTTGCTCCTCCGCCCGCGCCCTTTGTTTCCCCGCCAGCGCTTCCGCTGCGAATGCGACAAAGCTTAAGATCTTTCGACAGCAAAGATCTTCTAACAAAACGGACAGCACGATGGGCGGCAAACAAAGCGGTTCGTTCTTAAGTATTTCATTGAGCGGGCGGGGTCAAGCTGGTAACCGCGCGGTCATCCACCGTCCCCCGGTGACCAAACCCGCAGCCTGCGTTAGAAGTACGGGCGATCGCGGCCGCGTGATTCGCCGATCTCAAGAGATGCCGCGGCGCGAGGGCGTTATGTCAGCGACGTCTGACACTTATTGGCTTGCGCTTAGACGCGTGCACGGCGCGGGGGCCGCGAACGTGCAGGCTGCTGCTCGAACGATTCGGCTCCGCCGACCGGATTTTCAAAGCCGCCGAAGAGGAGATCGTAGCGGCCGGAGTGGGACGCAATGTCGCTCGCGCATTTGCGAGTTTTGATGATTTTGTGCCGCTGGAGAAGGAACTCTGCGAACTGCCGCGGCTCGGCGCTCGGATGGTGCGATGGGCCGACGCCGAGTGCCCGCCGAATCTGAAGCAAATCGCCGACCCGCCCCCATATCTAATCGCGCGCGGGGTGCTCGAACCCGGCGAGGCCTCCTGCGTGGCGGTGGTCGGCGCGCGCGCCGCGAGCGAAGCCGGGCTCAGGATGGCCGAGCGACTCGGCTTCGAGCTGGCCGCGCACGGCTTCGTCGTGGTGAGCGGACTTGCCCGCGGGGATCGACGGCGCGGCCCATCGCGGAGCGCTCGACGCTCGCGGGCGCACGATTGCGGTGCTTGGATGCGGGATCGATGTCGCCTACCCACCGGAGCATCGCGGGCTCGCAGACTCGATCGTCGAGGGACGCGGCGCCATCCTGAGCGAACTTCCGCTGGGCACGGCTCCATTGCCGGAGAACTTCCCCGGGCACAACCGCATCCTGTCGGGCCTCTCGCTCGGCGTCGTTATCGTCGAGGCGGCGGAGAAAAGCGGATCGCTGATCACGGCGCGGATGGCGCTAGAACAGGATCGCCAGGTCTTCGCTGTCCCTGGCAGCCCGCTGAGCGGCGAGACCCGCGGGAGTAACCGGCTGCTTCGCGAAGGCGCCGTGCTGGTCGAGTGCGTCGAGGACGTAATCGAAGACTTCGCTCCCCAGATGGCCGGAAAACGTGGTGCACAGGCGGCGGCATCTCCGCCGAGGGCCGAGGCGAAGCCGGAGGCCGCCAGGGATCGGCCCGCCCTCGACGCCGACACGCTCATCTCAGCCTCGACACGATTGAGTGCTGCGGCTTCGGCAAATCCGTCGGACGAGATGTTCAAAGAGAGGACCAATGAGGTCCAAGCAATTTTGAATTGCTTATTGGATGTTCAATCAATCCATGTTGACGCGGTCATTGAATCGTGCCAACTTCCACAGCAAACTGTGCTTAACTTATTGTTGGAGCTTGAGTTGAGGGGATTGGTGGTGCAGCATCCCGGCAAGCTCTTCTCACTACCCTAGGCCCGGCCGTTTAGCTGCCGGGCGGCCCTGGGGCTGATTTCCGGAGGCTGAAGAGGCAGGGTGGCAAAAAACCTTGTAATAGTTGAATCGCCGGCCAAGGCGAAAACCGTCAAACGCTATCTGGGCTCCGACTTTCAGGTCATCCCGTCGGTCGGCCATGTGATGGATTTGCCCAAGAGTACGCTAGGCGTCGCGATCGACGACGATTTCAAACCCGAGTACCACGTTATTGCGGGCAAGGCGAAGGTGCTCAAGGAAATCCAGGCCCAGGCGAAGAAGGCCGATCAGATATATCTGGCGACCGACCCTGACCGCGAGGGCGAGGCGATTGCCTGGCATATCGCCGAGCAGATCGGCAAGGTCAAGGGCGCGGTTCGCCGCGTGCTCCTGCATGAAATAACCCAGGGCGCGGTGCGCGAGGCGGTGGCGAATCCGGAGGAGCTCAATCACGATCTCTTCGACGCCCAGCAGGCGCGCCGCGTGCTCGACCGGCTGGTCGGCTACCAGATAAGTCCGCTGCTTTGGGACAAAGTGAAGCGCGGAATCAGCGCCGGCCGGGTGCAATCGGTGGCGCTCCGGATAATCGTCGAGCGCGAGAAGGAGCGCGAGGCGTTCCGCGCCGAGGAATACTGGACACTCGACGCGCGCCTTGAAGCCTCGAATCCGCCTCCCTTCAAGGCCCGCATCTACAGCTATCGCGACCAGCGA includes:
- a CDS encoding DNA-processing protein DprA, which gives rise to MLGCGIDVAYPPEHRGLADSIVEGRGAILSELPLGTAPLPENFPGHNRILSGLSLGVVIVEAAEKSGSLITARMALEQDRQVFAVPGSPLSGETRGSNRLLREGAVLVECVEDVIEDFAPQMAGKRGAQAAASPPRAEAKPEAARDRPALDADTLISASTRLSAAASANPSDEMFKERTNEVQAILNCLLDVQSIHVDAVIESCQLPQQTVLNLLLELELRGLVVQHPGKLFSLP